A window of Flavobacterium flavigenum contains these coding sequences:
- a CDS encoding SusC/RagA family TonB-linked outer membrane protein: MEKLKLLLLAFFLGLSINSWAQKTEVSGVILDDKNLPLPAANILEKGTTRSVVTDFDGKFKISVSNPNAILVVSFLGFTDQTVKLDGTKTNLTIKMASATNALEQVVVVGYGKGSRKNLTTSVTSIKAEELNRGALTDVGQLLQGKVSGLNISSSGDPTRTASVVLRGVSTLNSSQGPFYVIDGVPGVDISMISPDDIATIDVLKDAAATAIYGNRAANGVIMVTTKKGSKDRTQIAYNGYVGWEEVSNQLDMMDANQLRAFTTKNNLNFTPENDKGANTNWQKEILRSNMAKSSSHNISMSGGSKNGSYTASITSLNKEGVLLKSDFSRVIARLAVEQFAFDDKVKFGLNVTNSNSKYVNVPQRNTVLLQAASYLPVSPVRNPDGTFFENFTSTGYFNPVALIEHGTDETQTNNLVGNLTAEVKLPFGFTYNLSIAHQKLTSSHGEFYDSYYAKYNSANFYNNPDPPQNKSLVNFGQNGSALRNSYENTNNIIESFLTWDKTLGSHKIKAVLGYSWQENTLGDGFQATATNFPVDNVGYNNLALSNYTSVNGYVVNFGDSRAYQKTRLIGEFARLNYNFGDKYLLQGTIRRDGGSVFGVNNRWGYFPSVGGAWRVDKESFMQGQKVFSDLKFRASYGVTGNSSGFNAYTAQLVSGSLGTFYYNGQQIGAYGPNQFVNPDLKWEKTATTNIGLDFGLFNGKVTGSVDLYDKKTTDMIFTYAVNPVLAPVGTIVANGGTMSNKGIEVSLTATPVKTANFTWSTNLNLASNKNKIVKLTNPFFVGGDSIRRVQPDGGGQTGSTLQIFKEGKPLGQFFTLLYAGKNSAGVSQYVAKDGSLTTTPAIGVDYHYAGSAQPKVLLGWGNNFQYKKFDLSVFFRGVFGNKIFNATKADLFRPSTAMTTNILADAANESPTDLNAYKYSSRFIEDGSYIRLDNMTLGYNFGKVSKFIQNVRVYQTINNLFVITKYSGIDPEVEQGGTAPGVDSNNFYPKTRTFMFGLNVIF; encoded by the coding sequence ATGGAAAAACTTAAACTTTTATTGTTAGCCTTCTTTTTAGGTCTTTCAATTAATTCATGGGCACAAAAAACCGAAGTGTCCGGTGTAATTTTAGATGACAAGAATTTGCCATTGCCCGCAGCAAACATTCTTGAAAAAGGTACTACTCGTAGTGTAGTAACAGATTTTGATGGTAAGTTCAAAATTTCAGTTTCAAATCCTAATGCGATACTGGTTGTATCTTTTCTTGGATTTACAGACCAGACTGTTAAATTAGACGGAACTAAAACAAATTTAACAATTAAAATGGCTTCAGCTACTAATGCTTTAGAGCAGGTAGTAGTAGTAGGTTACGGAAAAGGTTCCCGTAAAAACCTGACAACTTCTGTAACTTCTATTAAAGCAGAAGAATTAAACAGAGGAGCTCTTACTGATGTTGGACAATTGTTACAAGGAAAAGTATCAGGTCTTAATATCTCATCAAGTGGAGATCCAACAAGAACTGCTTCTGTTGTTTTGCGTGGAGTTTCTACATTAAATAGTTCTCAGGGACCTTTTTATGTTATCGATGGTGTTCCAGGTGTAGATATTTCAATGATTTCACCTGATGATATTGCTACTATTGATGTATTAAAAGATGCTGCTGCAACTGCAATTTACGGTAACCGTGCCGCTAACGGGGTTATTATGGTTACCACAAAAAAAGGAAGTAAAGACAGAACCCAAATTGCTTACAACGGATATGTTGGCTGGGAAGAAGTTTCGAATCAGCTTGATATGATGGATGCAAATCAATTAAGAGCATTTACTACAAAAAACAACCTGAATTTTACTCCTGAAAACGACAAAGGTGCCAATACAAACTGGCAGAAAGAAATCTTAAGATCCAATATGGCAAAATCAAGCAGCCATAACATATCGATGAGCGGAGGAAGCAAAAATGGAAGCTATACAGCTAGTATTACTTCTCTTAACAAAGAAGGTGTTCTTTTAAAAAGTGATTTTTCACGTGTAATAGCACGTTTAGCTGTAGAACAATTTGCTTTTGATGATAAAGTTAAATTTGGATTGAATGTAACTAATTCTAATAGTAAATATGTAAATGTACCACAGCGTAATACTGTACTTTTACAAGCAGCAAGTTATCTTCCGGTTTCACCTGTAAGAAATCCTGACGGTACTTTTTTTGAAAATTTTACCAGTACCGGTTATTTTAATCCTGTAGCTTTAATCGAACACGGAACAGACGAAACACAAACAAATAATCTTGTGGGTAACCTGACTGCAGAGGTAAAACTTCCTTTTGGATTTACTTATAATTTAAGTATTGCACACCAAAAACTGACTTCTTCTCATGGTGAGTTCTACGACAGTTATTATGCAAAATATAATAGTGCGAATTTTTACAATAATCCAGATCCACCACAAAATAAATCGCTTGTTAATTTTGGTCAAAATGGTTCAGCATTGAGAAACAGTTATGAGAATACGAATAATATCATTGAAAGTTTCTTAACCTGGGACAAAACCCTTGGATCTCATAAAATAAAAGCTGTTTTAGGATATTCATGGCAGGAAAATACACTGGGAGACGGATTTCAGGCAACAGCTACGAATTTCCCTGTAGATAATGTAGGATATAACAATCTTGCTTTAAGCAACTACACATCAGTAAATGGTTATGTGGTGAATTTTGGAGACAGCAGAGCATATCAAAAAACGCGTCTTATTGGAGAATTTGCACGTTTAAACTACAATTTTGGTGATAAATATCTTTTACAGGGAACGATCAGAAGAGACGGTGGTTCTGTATTTGGAGTCAATAATCGCTGGGGATATTTTCCTTCTGTAGGAGGAGCCTGGAGAGTGGACAAAGAAAGTTTCATGCAAGGACAAAAAGTTTTTAGTGACTTGAAATTTCGTGCAAGTTATGGTGTTACAGGTAACTCTTCCGGATTTAATGCCTATACAGCTCAGTTAGTCTCAGGAAGCTTAGGGACTTTCTATTACAATGGACAGCAAATTGGGGCTTACGGACCAAATCAGTTTGTAAACCCGGATTTGAAATGGGAAAAAACGGCTACCACAAACATTGGACTTGATTTTGGATTGTTCAATGGAAAAGTTACAGGTTCTGTTGATTTGTACGATAAGAAAACAACTGATATGATTTTTACTTATGCCGTAAATCCTGTTCTTGCACCTGTCGGAACAATTGTAGCAAATGGTGGAACAATGTCTAATAAAGGTATTGAGGTGAGTTTAACAGCTACTCCTGTTAAAACAGCAAACTTTACATGGTCAACAAATTTAAACCTTGCAAGTAATAAGAATAAAATTGTTAAATTAACAAATCCTTTCTTTGTTGGGGGTGATTCAATTCGCAGAGTTCAGCCTGACGGAGGAGGACAAACTGGAAGTACTTTACAGATATTTAAAGAAGGAAAACCTCTTGGACAATTTTTTACTCTTCTGTATGCAGGTAAAAATTCAGCAGGAGTATCTCAGTATGTTGCCAAAGATGGCAGTTTAACTACAACACCGGCAATTGGTGTAGATTATCACTATGCAGGAAGCGCTCAGCCAAAAGTATTACTAGGCTGGGGAAATAATTTCCAGTATAAGAAATTTGATTTGAGTGTTTTCTTTAGAGGGGTTTTTGGAAATAAAATTTTCAACGCTACTAAAGCTGATTTATTCAGACCAAGTACTGCAATGACTACTAACATCTTAGCAGATGCGGCAAATGAATCACCAACTGACCTTAATGCTTATAAATATTCATCACGTTTTATAGAAGACGGAAGTTATATCAGATTAGACAATATGACTTTAGGATATAATTTTGGCAAAGTGAGCAAATTTATTCAAAATGTGCGTGTGTATCAAACCATCAATAATCTCTTTGTTATTACAAAGTATTCAGGAATTGATCCGGAAGTAGAACAAGGAGGAACAGCGCCAGGTGTAGATTCTAATAACTTCTATCCAAAAACCAGAACATTTATGTTTGGCTTAAACGTAATATTCTAA
- the nagB gene encoding glucosamine-6-phosphate deaminase — protein MKQMLKSSIDKATSFEKRFENIGTVVYENSVIASKSVANEIANLIREKQAQKQLCVLGLATGSSPKSLYAELVRLHKEEGLSFQNVVSFNLDEYYPMEPDSINSYVRFMKELLFNHVDILPENIHIPDGTLSKEAIGDYCTEYESKIEALGGIDLQVLGIGGNGHIGFNESGSLQNSKTRLVALDHITRVAASNDFSGLNNTPRTAITLGVKKIMEAKRVILLAWGEGKSNIIKASVEGTVTNLVPASFLQEHSNTTFVLDKAAASKLTRINTPWLVENVIWTDNLIRKAVLGLALHLKKPILMLTDADYIENGMSDLLADLGPAYDINIKIFNKLQSTITGWPGGKPNADDSKRPERAEPAKKRVLIFSPHPDDDIISMGGTFKRLQEQGHEVHVGYQTSGNIAVADDEALRFASFVCDYNERFGIKSAEADTIYKKSLEFLQNKKNSEIDIPEVRNIKGLIRKGEAQSTCYFVGLPDNQIHFMELPFYETGTIEKKPLGEADIQITMDLIEKIKPHQIYAAGDLADPHGTHKVCLDAIFEAVNRLKTKDFMKDCWVWLYRGAWQEWGIDEIEMAVPMGPDQVMEKRKGIFKHQSQKDGVVFQGSDSREFWQRAEDRNKETADLYHELGLAHYAAMEAFVRWMY, from the coding sequence ATAAAACAAATGTTAAAAAGCAGTATAGACAAAGCGACAAGCTTTGAAAAGCGATTTGAAAATATTGGTACTGTGGTTTATGAAAATTCAGTTATAGCTTCTAAATCAGTAGCCAATGAAATAGCGAATTTGATTAGAGAAAAGCAGGCTCAAAAACAGTTATGTGTATTGGGATTAGCAACAGGATCGAGTCCTAAAAGTTTGTATGCGGAACTGGTGAGACTTCATAAAGAAGAAGGATTGAGTTTTCAAAATGTTGTTTCATTCAACCTGGATGAATATTATCCGATGGAACCCGATTCCATAAACAGCTACGTTCGTTTTATGAAAGAATTATTATTCAATCATGTCGATATTTTACCTGAAAACATTCATATACCAGACGGGACTTTATCAAAAGAAGCTATTGGGGATTATTGTACAGAATATGAAAGCAAAATTGAAGCGCTGGGCGGTATTGATTTGCAGGTTTTGGGAATTGGAGGAAATGGTCATATCGGATTTAATGAATCTGGTTCGCTTCAAAATTCTAAGACCCGCTTGGTAGCTTTAGATCACATTACGCGTGTAGCAGCAAGTAACGATTTTTCGGGTTTAAATAATACGCCAAGAACGGCTATTACTCTGGGTGTAAAGAAAATTATGGAAGCTAAAAGAGTGATCTTATTGGCTTGGGGCGAAGGAAAATCAAACATTATTAAAGCTTCGGTAGAAGGAACAGTAACTAATTTAGTTCCGGCTTCTTTTTTACAGGAGCATAGCAACACCACATTTGTACTGGATAAAGCTGCTGCTTCAAAATTAACACGTATCAATACGCCATGGCTGGTTGAAAATGTCATCTGGACAGATAATCTTATTAGAAAAGCTGTTTTAGGTTTGGCTTTACACCTAAAAAAACCAATTCTGATGCTGACAGACGCTGATTATATTGAAAACGGAATGAGCGATTTACTTGCCGATTTAGGTCCTGCCTATGATATTAACATTAAGATTTTTAACAAACTTCAGAGTACCATTACAGGATGGCCGGGCGGAAAACCAAATGCAGATGACAGCAAAAGACCAGAAAGGGCAGAGCCCGCAAAAAAACGTGTCCTTATTTTTAGTCCGCATCCAGATGATGATATTATAAGTATGGGAGGGACCTTCAAACGTTTGCAAGAGCAGGGGCACGAAGTGCATGTAGGATACCAGACTTCCGGAAATATTGCAGTAGCAGATGATGAGGCCTTACGATTTGCAAGTTTTGTTTGTGACTATAATGAGAGATTCGGAATTAAAAGTGCTGAAGCAGATACTATTTATAAAAAGTCACTGGAATTTCTTCAAAATAAAAAAAACAGTGAAATAGATATTCCCGAAGTACGAAATATTAAAGGATTGATTCGAAAAGGTGAAGCACAATCGACCTGTTATTTTGTTGGATTGCCAGATAATCAGATTCATTTTATGGAACTTCCTTTTTATGAAACCGGTACCATAGAGAAAAAACCTTTGGGAGAAGCAGACATTCAAATTACAATGGATTTGATTGAGAAAATAAAACCTCACCAAATATATGCTGCAGGAGATCTGGCAGATCCGCATGGTACCCATAAAGTTTGTCTTGACGCTATTTTTGAAGCTGTAAATCGTTTAAAGACCAAAGATTTTATGAAAGATTGCTGGGTGTGGCTGTACAGAGGCGCATGGCAGGAATGGGGAATTGATGAAATTGAAATGGCTGTACCAATGGGACCCGATCAGGTTATGGAAAAGAGAAAAGGAATTTTTAAACATCAGTCACAAAAAGACGGAGTCGTTTTTCAGGGTTCTGACAGCAGGGAATTTTGGCAAAGAGCCGAAGACCGAAATAAAGAAACGGCAGATCTGTACCATGAACTCGGATTAGCCCATTATGCAGCAATGGAAGCTTTCGTAAGATGGATGTATTAA
- a CDS encoding alpha-N-acetylglucosaminidase, producing MKSDCLEFKNYNSLIKNSILVFVMVFLLGSKVYCQSVDNTKSALAVMERLIGNRAKEFDLNLIENKSQNADWSEVEVTGNRVKITGTSNTSVCYAAYTFLRDIGAASVSWEGNRISLPKKWPAYSKKLATPFKYRKYLNACTFGYTTPWWDWKRWEQEIDWMALHGINLPTALEGQEAVWQELWKAYGLTDGQLQAHFAGPAFLPWQRMGNINSLDGPLPQEFINKKKEVQKQILQKMRTLGMHPVVPAFSGYVPKAFAESHPNSKIKELKSWSGGGFESTYLLDPNDPLFKEIGKRFIEIYTKTYGQSEFYLADSFNEITPPVSEEHKYEELADYGKTIFETINEASPKATWVMQGWLFGDNKEFWTKEATKAFLSKVPNDRMIVQDYANDRYKVWENQEAFYGKQWSYGYVHNYGGSNPVYGDLNFYKKELTSLLQNPNKGNIVGYGVMPEGLNNNSIVYEYIYDLPWTQGKEPVEEWLKKHLNARYGKTSATVIEAWQLLTESVYSTKYWETRWWNDWAGAYLFFKRPTLKVTEFKGNPGDKEKLKQAIDLLKKEAKNFNKNNLYNYDVIDVSRHYYSLRIDDLLMKCVAAYQSKDIKKGDDLFKEIEKTAFDIDRMMSGQPLNNLNYWLKSAWDYGNSPDASKIYLKNAKALITLWGGEGHLNDYASRAWKGMYKDFYWPRWKMFLQAQRESAVSNATFDEAKVRASIKQWEEKWCENKEMY from the coding sequence ATGAAAAGTGATTGTTTAGAATTCAAAAACTATAATTCCTTAATAAAGAATAGTATACTGGTTTTTGTAATGGTATTTCTGTTGGGATCTAAAGTGTATTGTCAAAGTGTAGATAATACCAAAAGTGCTTTAGCGGTGATGGAAAGACTGATAGGTAATAGGGCCAAAGAATTTGATTTAAATCTTATCGAAAATAAAAGCCAAAATGCGGATTGGTCTGAAGTTGAAGTAACAGGAAACAGAGTGAAAATTACCGGAACATCCAATACATCTGTTTGTTATGCGGCTTATACATTTCTTAGGGATATTGGAGCTGCCTCGGTTAGCTGGGAAGGCAATAGAATCAGCTTACCTAAAAAGTGGCCAGCATATTCAAAAAAACTAGCTACACCTTTTAAATACAGAAAATATTTAAACGCCTGTACTTTTGGGTACACAACACCCTGGTGGGACTGGAAACGCTGGGAACAGGAAATTGACTGGATGGCACTCCACGGAATTAATCTGCCTACTGCATTAGAAGGACAGGAAGCTGTATGGCAGGAATTATGGAAAGCGTACGGATTGACAGACGGCCAATTGCAGGCTCATTTTGCAGGGCCGGCATTTTTGCCATGGCAGCGAATGGGGAATATAAACAGCCTTGATGGACCTTTACCTCAGGAATTTATTAATAAAAAGAAAGAAGTTCAGAAACAGATTTTACAAAAGATGAGAACTTTAGGTATGCATCCGGTTGTACCTGCTTTTAGCGGTTATGTGCCTAAGGCCTTTGCAGAGTCACATCCTAATTCAAAAATAAAGGAATTGAAATCATGGTCAGGAGGAGGGTTTGAAAGCACTTACCTTTTAGATCCAAATGATCCTTTGTTTAAAGAAATTGGAAAACGTTTTATAGAAATTTACACTAAAACATACGGACAGTCTGAATTTTATCTTGCAGATTCTTTTAATGAAATAACACCACCGGTTTCTGAAGAACACAAATATGAGGAACTGGCAGATTACGGAAAAACCATTTTTGAAACCATTAATGAAGCTTCTCCAAAAGCGACCTGGGTAATGCAGGGATGGCTTTTTGGCGATAATAAAGAATTTTGGACTAAAGAAGCTACCAAAGCTTTTTTAAGTAAAGTACCCAATGACAGAATGATAGTTCAGGATTATGCCAATGACAGATATAAGGTATGGGAGAATCAGGAAGCTTTTTATGGTAAGCAATGGTCTTACGGCTATGTACATAATTATGGAGGATCGAATCCGGTTTACGGAGATTTAAATTTTTACAAAAAGGAACTTACCAGTTTACTGCAAAACCCTAATAAAGGGAATATCGTAGGTTATGGTGTAATGCCTGAAGGATTGAATAACAATTCAATAGTTTACGAATACATTTATGATCTTCCATGGACACAGGGAAAAGAACCTGTAGAGGAATGGTTAAAGAAACATTTGAATGCCAGATACGGAAAAACTTCAGCTACTGTTATTGAAGCATGGCAATTGCTGACAGAATCGGTGTACAGCACAAAATATTGGGAAACCCGCTGGTGGAATGACTGGGCTGGCGCTTATTTGTTTTTTAAAAGGCCTACATTAAAAGTAACAGAATTTAAAGGCAATCCTGGAGACAAGGAAAAACTAAAACAAGCGATTGACCTCTTAAAAAAAGAAGCTAAAAATTTCAATAAAAATAACCTTTACAATTATGATGTAATTGATGTTTCAAGACATTATTATTCATTACGAATTGATGATTTACTAATGAAATGTGTGGCAGCTTATCAATCCAAAGACATTAAAAAAGGAGATGATTTATTTAAAGAAATAGAAAAAACAGCTTTTGATATTGACAGGATGATGTCAGGTCAGCCGCTGAATAATCTGAATTACTGGCTAAAATCAGCCTGGGATTATGGAAATTCTCCTGATGCATCTAAGATATATTTAAAAAATGCTAAAGCCTTGATAACATTATGGGGAGGAGAAGGCCACCTAAATGACTACGCATCAAGAGCATGGAAAGGCATGTATAAAGATTTTTACTGGCCAAGATGGAAAATGTTTTTACAGGCTCAAAGAGAATCTGCTGTTAGCAACGCAACATTTGATGAAGCTAAAGTAAGAGCATCAATAAAGCAGTGGGAAGAGAAATGGTGCGAAAACAAAGAAATGTATTAG
- a CDS encoding DUF7005 family protein — MDNSVSLRINQESFMNLSNPLKEYVFNKFQNKQSFTEELNNEFWDDYSKDNANNNVFDLLKRCYPQLNFPIETGIEKSVLYKEFVFKGKIDLTSLPCYLELTDPKNIKLENNICQAGKIPVLIIPNQEDFVKIIQCLLHKNNPVEVPQSMGAVLINGLNNWERIRNIKKEWQAKNPSENWNQEFANVILNKSLYKDKLIILSTKPYSNIAANQLGLTDDEWISNSVSIRREHEFTHLYTLKKYGYASNNLHDELIADYIGIIKTLGYYEEVWMFHFMGLEQYPKYRWGARLENYVKDNRLSQEDFRQLIKIVKNAIETISIFDKKLGKLKSSKDQICRINALCETGLTELASQNGAVLLLERYYADFNN; from the coding sequence ATGGACAATTCAGTTTCCCTAAGAATAAATCAGGAGTCTTTTATGAATTTGTCTAATCCTCTTAAAGAATATGTTTTTAATAAGTTTCAGAATAAACAATCTTTTACAGAAGAATTAAATAATGAATTTTGGGATGACTATTCTAAAGACAATGCAAATAACAATGTATTTGATCTATTAAAAAGATGTTATCCTCAACTGAATTTCCCAATAGAAACTGGAATAGAAAAATCTGTATTATATAAAGAGTTTGTTTTTAAAGGTAAAATAGATTTGACAAGTTTGCCTTGTTATCTGGAATTAACTGACCCTAAAAATATAAAACTTGAGAATAATATTTGTCAAGCCGGTAAAATACCTGTTCTGATAATTCCAAACCAAGAAGATTTCGTTAAAATAATCCAGTGTTTACTACATAAAAATAATCCTGTTGAAGTTCCGCAATCAATGGGTGCTGTATTAATAAATGGTCTCAATAATTGGGAAAGAATCAGGAATATAAAAAAAGAATGGCAGGCAAAAAATCCTTCTGAAAACTGGAATCAGGAATTTGCTAACGTGATACTCAATAAATCGTTATACAAAGACAAATTGATTATTCTAAGTACAAAACCATATAGCAACATAGCAGCAAATCAACTTGGATTAACTGATGATGAATGGATTTCAAATTCTGTTTCGATTAGAAGAGAACATGAGTTTACCCATTTATATACATTAAAAAAATACGGTTATGCTTCAAATAATCTACATGATGAATTAATTGCAGATTATATAGGAATCATTAAGACCTTAGGATATTATGAAGAAGTCTGGATGTTCCATTTTATGGGGCTTGAACAATATCCAAAATACAGATGGGGAGCTAGATTAGAAAACTATGTAAAAGATAACAGATTGTCTCAGGAGGATTTTAGGCAATTAATAAAGATTGTAAAAAATGCTATTGAAACTATTAGCATTTTTGATAAGAAATTAGGCAAATTAAAATCATCCAAAGATCAGATTTGTAGAATCAATGCATTGTGTGAAACTGGTCTTACTGAACTGGCTTCACAAAATGGAGCTGTTTTACTTCTTGAAAGATATTACGCAGACTTTAATAACTGA